The Setaria italica strain Yugu1 chromosome IX, Setaria_italica_v2.0, whole genome shotgun sequence genome has a window encoding:
- the LOC101772134 gene encoding cyclin-dependent kinase inhibitor 4, translating into MGKYMRKAKVSGEVAVMEVAAAPLGVRTRARSLALQRLQKQQAQGEEKESAGGEYLELRSRRLEKLPPPVPAGRRCGGKKAAAAAAAAQEEAEASFGENMLELDGMERSTRETTPCSLINSETISTPGSTTRPSHSSHRRVQAPVRTISISKELNEFFGAAERRQQQAFIDKYNFDPVNDCPLPGRYEWVKLD; encoded by the exons ATGGGCAAGTACATGCGCAAGGCCAAGGTCTCCGGCGAGGTCGCCGTCATggaggtcgccgccgcgccgctcgggGTCCGCAcccgcgcgcgctcgctcgcgctgCAGCGCCTGCAGAAGCAGCAGGCgcagggggaggagaaggagagcgccggcggcgagtaCCTGGAGCTGAGGAGCCGTAGGCTCGagaagctgccgccgccggtgccggccgggaggaggtgcggcgggaagaaggcggcggccgcggccgccgccgctcaggaggaggcggaggcgtcgTTCGGGGAGAACATGCTCGAGCTGGATGGCATGGAGAG GAGCACTAGAGAGACAACACCTTGCAGCTTGATTAACTCGGAGACGATAAGCACCCCTGGATCCACAACAAGACCCAGCCATTCTTCCCACCGCAGGGTGCAAGCTCCAGTGCGCACCATCTCAATCTCGAAGGAGTTGAATGAGTTCTTCGGTGCCGCAGAGCGACGGCAACAACAGGCTTTCATTGACAA GTACAACTTTGATCCTGTGAATGACTGCCCTCTCCCAGGCAGGTATGAATGGGTGAAGCTAGACTGA